One Oryzomonas sagensis DNA segment encodes these proteins:
- a CDS encoding lysophospholipid acyltransferase family protein, giving the protein MKRVLWSAQTALFYLLTLVGAVLPAGLIFPAGKAVGGLMALLLRKRRRIAVDNIRQALPFMKQHPDWTCPLETPEEIARELFGHLGISLLETCRLYHGKGDAIIDGVEIRGREHYERARERHKGIIFVTGHCGNWELLALAFSRTFGTSMSVVARRQNNPSLNAMVETMRLHYNNKVIYKDGGLRQMLGVLKKDGIIGILGDQAVFPEDGALIDVLGRKAWATKAQVIIGRKTGAPLVPAFIHREGAKSVITFYPEYELGSDTSDEGIRRDVQALSRYVENFAIAHPADWYWVHRRWKRAGEPSC; this is encoded by the coding sequence ATGAAACGCGTCCTTTGGTCCGCCCAAACGGCCCTGTTCTATCTGCTCACCCTGGTCGGGGCAGTTCTCCCCGCGGGCCTCATCTTCCCCGCCGGAAAGGCGGTCGGCGGCCTCATGGCCCTGCTGCTGCGCAAGCGACGGCGCATCGCCGTCGACAATATCCGCCAAGCCCTCCCTTTCATGAAGCAGCACCCCGACTGGACCTGCCCCCTGGAAACCCCCGAGGAGATTGCCCGCGAATTGTTCGGGCATCTGGGAATTTCGCTGCTTGAGACCTGCCGGCTGTACCACGGCAAGGGGGACGCCATCATCGACGGCGTCGAGATCAGGGGGCGCGAGCACTACGAGCGGGCCCGGGAGCGCCACAAAGGGATCATCTTCGTCACCGGCCATTGCGGCAACTGGGAATTGCTGGCCCTGGCGTTCTCCCGCACGTTCGGCACCTCCATGTCGGTCGTGGCGCGCCGCCAGAACAACCCGTCCCTCAATGCCATGGTGGAAACCATGCGGCTGCATTACAACAACAAGGTCATCTACAAGGATGGCGGCCTGCGGCAGATGCTCGGCGTGCTGAAAAAGGACGGCATCATTGGTATCCTGGGGGACCAGGCAGTCTTTCCCGAAGACGGGGCGCTGATCGATGTCCTCGGCAGAAAAGCCTGGGCCACCAAGGCACAGGTCATCATCGGCCGGAAAACCGGGGCACCGCTGGTCCCGGCCTTCATCCATCGTGAAGGCGCAAAGAGCGTCATCACCTTCTATCCTGAATACGAACTGGGCAGCGACACGTCGGACGAGGGCATCCGGCGGGATGTCCAGGCCTTGTCGCGCTATGTGGAAAACTTCGCCATCGCCCATCCGGCTGACTGGTATTGGGTGCATCGCCGCTGGAAACGGGCCGGGGAGCCGTCATGCTGA